TTCCAGTCACCGTCAATATTGCATTGTCTGGCTGATAATATTTTCTGTAAAAGGCCTGCAGTCTCTCGATCGGAACATTTTCAATGTCAGCCCTTGATCCGATAGTACTGTTACCATAGTTATGCCATAGATATGCTGTACTCAGGACGCGCTCCATTAGTACACCTGATGGATCATTTTCTCCTGATTCAAACTCATTTCTTACCACGGAGTATTCGCTGTCAAGATCTTTTTTTGCAATGAAGCTATTTATCATCCTGTCAGATTCGAGGTCGAGGGCCCATTTGAGGTTTTCTTCGGTAGCATTAAATGTTTCGTAATAGTTGGTGCGGTCATACCATGTGGTGCCGTTTGGTCTGGCTCCGCGCTCTGTAAGCTCCTGTGGTATATTTGGATGTTTGGGTGTACCTTTAAAGACAAGATGCTCCAGTAAATGTGCCATACCTGTCTCGCCATAACCTTCATGTCTTGACCCTACCATATAAGTAATATTGACAGTAATGGTAGGTTTTGACTGGTCTGGAAACAAGAGTACCTTAAGTCCGTTTTTAAGCTGATATTCAGTAATCCCTTCCACAGATGCTCCTTTGGTAATACCCGTCGGAATTGCCTGAGAAAAACCAAAATTGTACATCGCGAAAAAAATCAAAAATAGGGAAAGAAATTTGTGTTGCATGTGTAATGATTTGATGTGATTAATAATTGATTCTAAAATAAGATGTTTTCAAAACTAAATTATTTGTTAATTTAGTTTCTATAGACCGATCATTAATACAAAATTGCAATAATTTTTACACTATTTTTCCATATTGTAAAATAAGTCTTTAAAATTGTGAAAAATATTTTTTACTTCAGAATAAAAATCATAATTTTGCGCTCCATTTAAGAAATTGTATTAAACATCATAATATATGGCACAACATAAGTCATCCAAAAAGAGAATCAGACAGGACATCAAGATAAGGCTACGTAACAGATATTACAAAAAATCTGCGAGAACGTCGATTGCTAAATTAAGAGAAATGACTGATAAACAAGAGGCAACTGTATTTTTACCTAAGGTAATCAGTATGGTTGACAAACTTGCAAAGAAAAATACATGGCATAAAAACAAGGCTTCAAATCTTAAGTCTAAACTCTCAAGATACGTCAACAGCCTGTAAGCCGAAAATAATATTATACAAAATTTAAGGTGAGTACAAACCAGTACTCGCCTTTTTTGTTTTAAGGCTATGAAATTCTATCAATGTGTTTTTTTCAGTTTAATTTGTATTCCATTTTTTGGATTCGCGAGCGTAAATTTCAAGCATAATTCATCTGAAGACACTATCAAAAGGAATCAATTACTGGCATATCCTATCGTTTTTTTTCTTCCTGAGACCAAATGGGGCTTTGGTGCTGCGGGTTTGTACAATTTCCGATTTAAAAATGAATCAAAAGACTCCAATCCTTCTCAAATCCAATTTGCGGCATCATATACTCAAAACAAGCAAATCATACTAACATTTCCATTTGAACTATATTTCAACGAAAACATTTGGAAACTAAAAGGTGAAATAGCTTTTTACAAATATTCATACAAGTATTATGGCGTAGGAATACATTCTAAAGAAAATGATAAAGAGTTTTTCCTTGCAAGGTATCCGAGAGTTAAAGCAGATTTTCTCAAAAGATTTGACAAAACTTTTGTAGGAGTACGATTTCGATATGATAATATGTCCATCGTAGAGAAAGGAAACCTATTGGAAAGTAGTGGCAATACCGGAAAAGATGGTGGCGTTAATACTGGTGTGGGCTTCATAACGCAGTGGGATATCAGAGATTTTATTTACAACCCGTCAAAGGGAACCTACTTAGAAGCAGAATTGTATTTTAGCGGTAAATTTATAGGAAGTGATTTTAATTATCAGCGTTTCGCATTAGATGTAAGCAGATATTTCCGTATTGCAAACAATCACACTATGGCTGTTCAATTATATAATGCAACCATACAAGGTGACCCTATTTTTTATGAAATGTTATTTTTTGGCAGCCCCAGACTACTGAGAGGATATCAGGATCGTCGCTTTATTGATAAAAACATCCTCGTAAGTCAGTATGAATACAGATTCCCATTGTACAAACGAATTCAGGGTGTATCATTCTTATCCTTTGGTACTGTTGCTGCAAGTTATGCTGCGCTTTATTCAAATCCCTACAAATACTCCTACGGAGCAGGTCTGAGGTTTGTACTCAATAAGAAAGACAGGATAAGATTACGACTGGATTATGGTCAATCGAAAGATGAAGGAGGGTCCATGTATCTGACTATTAATGAAGCGTTTTAATGTAAGTTTAGATTAAAGCACTTTTTGATCCTGAATTCAAATAATGCATTTATTATCATTTCTTTATTATGATTTTTCATCAAGATTTGCATTTCTTTAAAAGCAGACAATACAAAGACAATACAAAGACTGAGATATCTAAGTAAAAATATTATTTTTATCATGCAGTAAAGTAGTTGTTAAAATAAAAAATGGCATACATTAGCGGCAACAAAACATCTGATTATGGCCAGCTTTCGTATACGTCCAAAATTTGAGATGACTACATCCAAAACCATGGAAGAAATCATCTCCCTTGTCAAAGCAAAACTACTCACTAATACACATCACCTGCACGGACAGGCCATGCATGATCATATCACCATCAGGGTCAATAAAGATCACAGACACTATTGGTCTCCGCAACTCAGCATTTTGATGTATAGGGAACCAGAAGATACAACTACCAGACTTGTAGGTGTTTATGGACCCATGCCTAATGTTTGGACACTTTTTACTTTAAGTTATCTGGCTATAGGAGTGCTGATTACATTTATATCCATCATAGGATTCTCTCAACGTGCATTGGGCAATGAAGCGAATATACTGTGGGCATTGCCTTTTTTGGTGATATTGGCTATCGCACTTTATTTGGTCAGCCAACTGGGACAAAAGCTCGGCGCCGCGCATACGTATCTTATACATTATTTTTTTCAGGATGCCTTAGGAGAAGAGATTCCGGAAATATAAGTGAGAAAGGAGCATGGAACATGGAGAAGGGAGAAAGGAGAAGGGAGAAGGGAGCATGAACATGGAGAAAGGATCATGGAGAAGGGAACATGGAGAAGGGAACATGGAGAAGGGAGCATGGAGAAGGGAGGATGGAGAAAGGAGAAAGGAGGATGGAGAAGGGAGAAGGGAGCATGGGGAAGGGAGAAGGGAGAAGGGAACTTGGAGAAGGGAGAAGGGAGAAGGGAACTTGGAGAAGGGAGAAGGGAACTTGGAGAAGGGAGAAGGGAACTTGGAGAAGGGAGAAGGGAACTTGGAGAAGGGAGAAGGGAACTTGGAGAAGGGAACATGGAGAAGGGAGAAAGGAGAAGGGAGAAGGGAGCATGAACATGGAGAAAGGAGAAGGGAGAAGGGAACTTGGAGGGAACATGGAGAAAAGGAGAAGGGAGAAGGGAACATGGAGAAAAGGAGAAGGGAGAAGGGAACATGGAGAAAGGAGAAGGGAGAAGGGAACATGGAGAAGGGAGAAGGGAGAAGGGAGCATGGGGAAGGGAGAATTTAATTTTTACATCCGTTTTCATTTGAGTATAAGTATTCCTATTTTTGCGGTATGAAGCCAACACTTGAAAAGGAAACTCTTTTTAGGGCATTTTCGCTGCTCTGCACCGCCAAAGCTATCACCGAGATATATGATGACCAGTTCAGGCTCGTGTCAAAGTATGTACATGCCACATCGAGAGGTCATGAAGCGATACAGATAGCTGTGGGTATGCAACTGACGCCCAAAGACTATGTGGCACCCTATTATCGGGATGATGCCATGTTGTTAGCTTTGGGAATGAGGCCGGAAGAGATCATGCTGCAGGTATTTGCAAAAATAAATGATCCCTTTTCAGGTGGTAGGGCATACTACTGCCATCCAAGTCTGCGAGACGATGACAAACCCAAAATCCCACACCAATCATCTGCCACGGGCATGCAGGCGATACCTACTACCGGAGTGGCGATGGGTATTCAATATAGGGATATCGAAGGTTTACCTCAAGAAGATGGTGCATTGGTAGTGTGTTCATTTGGTGATGCATCAGTCACAGAAGGAGAAGTAGCTGAAGCGCTCCAAATGGCTGCTCTAAAACAGTTTCCGATCCTGTACCTTGTTCAGGACAATGGCTGGGACATTTCTGCCACAGCAGAAGAAACTAGAGCTATGAATGCGTATGAGTATGTCAAAGGATTTCCGGGTATTGAAGCATATAGTATCGATGGTACGGATTTTGAAGCTTGTTATACTACTATTGAGAAAATATTTAAAGCTATCAGAAAAGAAAGAAGACCTTTTCTGCTGCATGCTACTGTACCATTGCTCAATCATCATACCTCGGGGGTAAGAAAGGAGTGGTACAGACATGATCTGGAAGTCCAAAAATTAGATGATCCTTATGATAAACTAAAATCTTCCTTGCTTGAATATGGTTTTTCACTGTCAGAAATGGAAGAAATCGAAAACAATGCTAAATCTCAAGTAAAAATAGATTTCCATAAAGCGCATGAATCAGCCGATCCGGAACCAAACGATCTGTTTACCCATGATTTTGCCCCAACACCCATCACAGCAGAGCAAGGAATCAGAGAACCAGCAGATGCTGAAGAAAAGGTGATGGTTGATTGTGCCTTGCTGGCAATACAGGAGCTGATGGAAGATCATAAAGAGTGTCTGCTATATGGTCAGGATGTCGGCAGAAGACTTGGTGGTGTATTCAGAGAGGCGGCTACACTGGCCGAAAAGTTTGGGGATCACCGAGTGTTTAATACAGCCATACAGGAAGCATTTATCGTCGGGAGCACGGTAGGGATGTCGGCCGCCGGACTCAAACCTATAGTGGAAGTACAGTTTGCAGACTATATATGGCCTGGTTTGAATCAATTATTTACGGAAGTGAGCAGGAGTTGTTACCTCTCCAATGGAAAATGGCCTGTCAGCATGATACTTCGGGTACCGATCGGAGCATATGGCAGTGGCGGACCCTTCCATAGTTCCAGTGTAGAATCTGTCCTTTGCAATATCAAGGGCATCAAAGTGGTATATCCCAGCAATGGAGCTGACCTAAAAGGGCTCTTGAAAGCAGCATATTACGATCCAAATCCCGTGGTCATGTTGGAGCACAAAGGACTTTATTGGAGTAAAGTAAAAGGTACAGAAACAGCCCGCCGCAAACCACCTGCAAAAGACTATGTTTTACCCTTGGGTAAGGGCCTGATGATCCAGGAATCAGCTCTTGTGAAAACCCAAAACTGTGTATTGATTGTCACCTATGGTATGGGTGTACATTGGGCACTTAACATTGATGATGACATTAAAGATAAAGTAGGGATTCTTGACCTCAGGACGTTGTATCCATTGGACGAAGATCTTATTTTTAGCAAATCCAAAGAGTATAGCAGAATAATCGTTCTGACTGAAGAGCCTGTCCATAATTCTTTTGCCCAGAGTATAGCAGCAAGAATTCAGGAAAACTGTTTTGAGTACTTAGATGCGCCAGTCACAACTATTGGGTCAGAAAATATGCCGGCAATACCGCTCAATGAAGTCCTTGAAAAAACTATGTTGCCCAATGCTGAAAAATTAAGTGCTGTTGTCAGAAAAATATTATCGTATTAAATGCAACCTCTCTGAAGTCATTTACGTCTTTGAATATATTGATTTTACTATAATTTTAATGGAAAGTTAAATTTTGATATGAAGTAAAGGTAGTCTCACCCCAGGGCATGACAGGTTCTTTAGGGAATGATGGTTGATGGCAGTAAAATTGGCTTTTCAAACCCCCTAAAGGCCCCTAAAGGGGAGTCCTGCGCTCTAGGATGCGGTTTTGGGGTTTTGGGGTTTTCACTTTTGGCTCCGCTACCCCTGCCCTTGAAGGGGAATCCTGCGCTTCGATTTTCAGAATTGGGTAGGTCGTCCCTTCAGGGATTGAGGGTTGCGGGAAGATATTTTGCCTTTTTGTGAATCCTCCCAACTTCATCAGCTAAAACTTTCATTAACATCGCAGTAGAACTCAATAAAATATTAATTAACCCTTTATTAAAAATTGTATCCAATGATGACAAGACTTTTTATTTTCACTTTCTCCATTTTTGTATGTGGACAGGCTATGGCCCAAAGTAAATCACTTCCTTCATTTACATCGATCTCGACGAGTGGTAGTGTGCAGGTCGAGTTGGTCAAGAGCAGTGTATCCAAAGCTGATTACACCATTCTGAAAGGCGATGAAGATGACCTGTATATCGAAGTCAAAGGCAATGAACTCTTTGTAAAAATTAAGCCGCAGGTTGGATTTTGGAATAGCTCCAATACCAAAGCCAAAGTGACTGTACATTACCAAAACCTTAATAGTATAGATTGTGCTGCGGGCTCCAGTGTAAAATCTGAATCAGAAATTGTAACGGACAATATGGATATAGAGTCTTCTTCAGGAGCGAGTTGCAGTGTAGTGATCAAAAGTACTGATTTGAGTGTGGATGCTTCATCAGGATCAAAAGTTGCTGTCTCTGGAAGTGCCAAATCTGTCAACTATGATGCTTCATCAGGTGCAAGGATTGATGCTGCCAGCCTGCTGGCTTCAGACGCTATCGCAGATGTTTCGTCAGGTGCAAGTATATCATTGTACGCAAGTAAAAAACTCAATGCAGATGCCAGTTCAGGTGGAAGCATTAAGTACAAGGGAGATCCAGAAAAAACCAATATTTCTTCAGGGATTTCAGGTAGTATCAGGTCATACTAAAAGAACATTGAATTAACATATCAAAAATCTCCAATGGTCGCAGATGGCATCTGCTATCATGTTTTTTACTTACCTGAGATTCATAAGAGATTACAAAATAATCAACATACAAAGTTAGCAAAAGTAAGGAACCAAAAAGCACATGGCAAAGAAAAATAGCGCATCACAAGTAGAACCTGCGATGTGCTATTTTTAGTACTTTGCTTACAATCAACGCATTGCAAATGCTTGATGTATGGGATCGAAGTTACAAACTTCGACCATCAGGATGGATATGACCAATAACATTAAAAAAATTTAGGAGTCATAATCTCACCCAGAGCTTCGAAAAAAATTCTTTGCCATCTTTATAAATTTTAATGACATATGTCCCTGATGTCAGGTATTGTAAATCAAACTGATGGCTGCCGTTTGCCAAATCACTTTCGACATAAACATTCTTACCTACGGTATTAAATATTCGCATTTCTACATCTGTATCAGATCCGGTTATTTCTACATGCAAATATCCGGAAGTAGAAGGATTTGAAAAAAATTTGATGGCTATAGTACTCATTTTATCCTGGTCATCTGTCCAGGAGACAGTGCCGTTGCCATCAAATTTTATCAAGTGGTTTCTGAATATTTTATCACTCAAAATATCAAATCTAGCCCCATATACAATCACTCCTCCGTCACTGGTAGCCAAAATGCCAGTAGGTGTATATCTGTATCGCGGATCCTGAGTAAAATAAACTTCCCACTGTTTGTTCAATAAAGAATCAAATTGCAAAACATAGAATCCTCTGTTTTTTCTAAAAAATACATCATCCCCTCCACCTATAAATAATCTATTTCTCTCTACGTAATCAAATACGGAATTGGGAAATCCAAAAACGCTAGCTTGCTTTAAGCCATTAGCTCTTATTCTAACGAAGGCAGTATCAAATTCCTGAAATAATACATTGTAATCTCTTAAGTAGGTATCACTAAAGCCTGCGCCTATAGAGGACCCTACTAAATATGAATTTTCTTTCCATTTTATGATTTTAACCTGATTGTCCATTGTAATATAGTTGTCTTTTTTACTGTATCCCAAATGTCTAAAATTTTGATCCAATCTGTGTAAAAAACCACTGAGACAAATATAACCATCTCGTGCAATATCTTTGACTATGGAATAGCAATGGCCGAAGTAACTTCTTTCCTTTAAATTTACCAATTGTGCATCAATATTGTAAGTCAACAAATCAATATTAAAGAACCATATTTTGGAGTTTTCTGATTCATTATGAAATCCGTTCCATGCGTTTCCTACCATCAGTAGTCTTTCTTTTTCTAATATCCCGTCCAGTAGAGCCAGATGTTGGCTATCATGCAAAGTGTCATGTTTGGCAAATGTAATATTTAGGTTAAGATCCATTTCTGTCAATGTAAAAATATTAGGTGCAGCTGATCCTAAAAGAAGTAAGCGTTCCTTAGATGGCAAATAAAATACTCTCAGCAATTGATGCTCCAATGAGCTAAAACTGAAGTTCTTTTGTTTTAATAAGAAACCTTCTTTACTTAATATTTCTATCCTACTTTCCGTTTTGGATTGATATGATATGAATAATAATCTCTGATCCATCAATTCAATCCCGCCTTTATAAATAGAATAATTTCCATCATTTTGTATCTTTTCCCACAAATAATCTACTTGCGAAAGCCCCTCCATAAGTAGTGCCAAAAGAAAGAAGACAATTTTTAGAAAGTTTTTCATGCCTATCATGTTATTAATTGAGAATATTTATTTCATTTTAAAAGGGCGGGATTTACCAATAATTAACATTTTATTAAGTACCAGGTAAAGGATCAGGATATTGATATCTCCATATTATATCTCCTATGGTCAAGGTTCCCAACCATCTCT
The sequence above is drawn from the Saprospiraceae bacterium genome and encodes:
- a CDS encoding 30S ribosomal protein S20 — its product is MAQHKSSKKRIRQDIKIRLRNRYYKKSARTSIAKLREMTDKQEATVFLPKVISMVDKLAKKNTWHKNKASNLKSKLSRYVNSL
- a CDS encoding BamA/TamA family outer membrane protein — its product is MKFYQCVFFSLICIPFFGFASVNFKHNSSEDTIKRNQLLAYPIVFFLPETKWGFGAAGLYNFRFKNESKDSNPSQIQFAASYTQNKQIILTFPFELYFNENIWKLKGEIAFYKYSYKYYGVGIHSKENDKEFFLARYPRVKADFLKRFDKTFVGVRFRYDNMSIVEKGNLLESSGNTGKDGGVNTGVGFITQWDIRDFIYNPSKGTYLEAELYFSGKFIGSDFNYQRFALDVSRYFRIANNHTMAVQLYNATIQGDPIFYEMLFFGSPRLLRGYQDRRFIDKNILVSQYEYRFPLYKRIQGVSFLSFGTVAASYAALYSNPYKYSYGAGLRFVLNKKDRIRLRLDYGQSKDEGGSMYLTINEAF
- a CDS encoding tungsten formylmethanofuran dehydrogenase, producing the protein MKPTLEKETLFRAFSLLCTAKAITEIYDDQFRLVSKYVHATSRGHEAIQIAVGMQLTPKDYVAPYYRDDAMLLALGMRPEEIMLQVFAKINDPFSGGRAYYCHPSLRDDDKPKIPHQSSATGMQAIPTTGVAMGIQYRDIEGLPQEDGALVVCSFGDASVTEGEVAEALQMAALKQFPILYLVQDNGWDISATAEETRAMNAYEYVKGFPGIEAYSIDGTDFEACYTTIEKIFKAIRKERRPFLLHATVPLLNHHTSGVRKEWYRHDLEVQKLDDPYDKLKSSLLEYGFSLSEMEEIENNAKSQVKIDFHKAHESADPEPNDLFTHDFAPTPITAEQGIREPADAEEKVMVDCALLAIQELMEDHKECLLYGQDVGRRLGGVFREAATLAEKFGDHRVFNTAIQEAFIVGSTVGMSAAGLKPIVEVQFADYIWPGLNQLFTEVSRSCYLSNGKWPVSMILRVPIGAYGSGGPFHSSSVESVLCNIKGIKVVYPSNGADLKGLLKAAYYDPNPVVMLEHKGLYWSKVKGTETARRKPPAKDYVLPLGKGLMIQESALVKTQNCVLIVTYGMGVHWALNIDDDIKDKVGILDLRTLYPLDEDLIFSKSKEYSRIIVLTEEPVHNSFAQSIAARIQENCFEYLDAPVTTIGSENMPAIPLNEVLEKTMLPNAEKLSAVVRKILSY
- a CDS encoding DUF2807 domain-containing protein; the protein is MMTRLFIFTFSIFVCGQAMAQSKSLPSFTSISTSGSVQVELVKSSVSKADYTILKGDEDDLYIEVKGNELFVKIKPQVGFWNSSNTKAKVTVHYQNLNSIDCAAGSSVKSESEIVTDNMDIESSSGASCSVVIKSTDLSVDASSGSKVAVSGSAKSVNYDASSGARIDAASLLASDAIADVSSGASISLYASKKLNADASSGGSIKYKGDPEKTNISSGISGSIRSY
- a CDS encoding T9SS type A sorting domain-containing protein codes for the protein MKNFLKIVFFLLALLMEGLSQVDYLWEKIQNDGNYSIYKGGIELMDQRLLFISYQSKTESRIEILSKEGFLLKQKNFSFSSLEHQLLRVFYLPSKERLLLLGSAAPNIFTLTEMDLNLNITFAKHDTLHDSQHLALLDGILEKERLLMVGNAWNGFHNESENSKIWFFNIDLLTYNIDAQLVNLKERSYFGHCYSIVKDIARDGYICLSGFLHRLDQNFRHLGYSKKDNYITMDNQVKIIKWKENSYLVGSSIGAGFSDTYLRDYNVLFQEFDTAFVRIRANGLKQASVFGFPNSVFDYVERNRLFIGGGDDVFFRKNRGFYVLQFDSLLNKQWEVYFTQDPRYRYTPTGILATSDGGVIVYGARFDILSDKIFRNHLIKFDGNGTVSWTDDQDKMSTIAIKFFSNPSTSGYLHVEITGSDTDVEMRIFNTVGKNVYVESDLANGSHQFDLQYLTSGTYVIKIYKDGKEFFSKLWVRL